A part of Onthophagus taurus isolate NC chromosome 7, IU_Otau_3.0, whole genome shotgun sequence genomic DNA contains:
- the LOC111419501 gene encoding uncharacterized protein — protein sequence MNYVLNFCKITGKSRIFKRHFYLPLLKPQTPKDALRTFKITGKWLLGSKVQHYMPVLFNHRRKRSKSSKDYGKITHKLMKGYKYLTPVLDPNLESHQLLLNILKNKSGTGKFVYTIEDKKHNLVFSAELELAIRDGDIIDVLISHSSNKILLKLKDFKKVPIDLENFNLDEPMFNGEGQTSSEEEKFHHYGKFTMSLARIFEEKERELEEWELELMNIIERRKKQHGEGTIEWDDMVKEEIKNLNWKKFEKEAKQVIDTIFEEVEEEHIGMEVEDFEITKNVCDKIIENNALHLLPSMNEINDIVKNLGKAKPCIIGDTKKISGVKVILDNGKQLFVPGQMVKTDDGDVFVPGQTIENEFGLEYAPGITINLDGNPSLITGLIMAEENTQKPMFLPSESTITADGQLTFTTNPEERPKPIPKVEKTEKKSKKKKKKKKNKSENVNENLEAPKVINDTEIIIIEENLPVIEEPKPAIEEILNEIKLDDVAIDLIEETPSYLEETSFIDSKMGSMDNLTEDEYIPKDKETIEIKPIDDGMDDVIASVEEKKSDLQKKLEELRKITLPAGDDFVTYVTVDDANEIALKITDDEAKSYKLADILITLLRRASTFRERSKINMQNINNPIMLDSTVFITEADEKFFVANPNVKIALKSAAVAANDIFKKRPKDQALALSTMGDIIIDLLKDKNKILDEMCLLMNTPIDRNEISTSIFKELTQDIRENKVDLLKSFIDLCDKHEHIGMLDKVLDVLPDDNITTTAIKKLGKVDPELLYFVADNVEERINMVKTELAAMNLLEDSIIDAVKDFSNEKLQEFAILADKNALTDFVSEGIGVAKALGLQEVSESLNQILITTDLNIMTLDKSSLDLLKRLIIIRKLAERDYSCKTALERIRKNPDCGQTDPRIRQLVRESASLMLQPNPIKTSREIPLRLFRNENFLAIEDYLIRRNKGEHPILISRNGVQAVVPKEAARAVLAGRVPYLLIDESGVTNFKPMHMFNALKMSRNREKRYENYASVGGHEKLLDPESKKRQEKLYSPPKRSSAERYADRYNYSREPLPMTALYGASYRPRA from the coding sequence aTGAACTACGTATTGAACTTCTGCAAAATCACCGGGAAGAGTAGAATCTTCAAACGACACTTTTATCTACCACTTTTAAAACCTCAAACGCCCAAAGATGCTCTACGAACGTTTAAGATAACCGGAAAATGGTTGCTTGGTTCTAAAGTCCAACATTACATGCcagttttatttaatcaccGTAGAAAACGATCGAAATCATCGAAAGATTACGGCAAAATCACGCATAAACTTATGAAAGGTTATAAATATCTTACACCTGTACTCGATCCAAATTTAGAAAGCCATCAATTGCTTCtaaatatactaaaaaataaatccggCACGGGAAAGTTCGTTTACACCATTGAAGATAAAAAGCACAATTTAGTTTTTTCGGCCGAATTAGAATTAGCTATTCGAGATGGTGATATAATCGACGTTTTAATTTCACATagtagtaataaaattttattaaagttgaaagattttaaaaaggtTCCTAttgatcttgaaaattttaatttagacGAACCAATGTTTAACGGCGAAGGTCAAACTTCGAGCGAAGAAGAGAAGTTTCATCACTACGGAAAATTTACGATGAGTTTAGCTCGTATTTTTGAAGAGAAAGAGCGCGAATTGGAAGAGTGGGAATTAGAGTTGATGAATATTATTGAAAGACGCAAAAAACAACACGGCGAAGGAACGATCGAGTGGGACGATAtggttaaagaagaaattaaaaatttaaattggaaGAAATTCGAGAAAGAAGCCAAACAAGTTATCGATACGATTTTCGAGGAAGTTGAAGAGGAACATATTGGGATGGAGGTTGAGGACTTTGAGATTACCAAGAATGTTTGTGATAAAATCATCGAGAATAACGCGTTACATTTATTACCTTCGATGAatgaaattaatgatattgttaagaatttaGGAAAAGCAAAACCGTGCATTATTGGggatactaaaaaaatatctggGGTTAAAGTTATTTTGGATAATGGGAAGCAACTTTTTGTGCCAGGCCAAATGGTGAAAACCGATGATGGTGACGTTTTTGTTCCGGGGCAAACAATCGAAAATGAATTTGGGTTGGAATATGCACCTGGAATTACGATTAATTTAGATGGAAATCCTTCGTTGATAACCGGATTGATTATGGCAGAAGAAAATACACAGAAACCGATGTTTCTTCCTTCTGAATCTACAATAACAGCTGATGGTCAattaacttttaccacaaatcCAGAGGAAAGACCTAAACCCATTCCAAAAGTTGAGAAAACcgaaaagaaatcaaaaaagaagaagaagaagaagaaaaataaaagtgaaaatgtaaatgaaaatttggaGGCGCCAAAAGTAATAAATGATacagaaataattattatcgaAGAAAATCTTCCGGTTATTGAAGAACCAAAACCTGCGATTGAGGAgattttaaacgaaattaaattagatgATGTCGCAATCGATTTAATCGAAGAAACTCCGAGTTATTTAGAAGAAACATCTTTCATTGATTCAAAAATGGGATCAATGGATAACTTAACCGAAGACGAATACATACCCAAAGATAAAGAAACAATCGAAATAAAACCAATCGATGATGGTATGGACGATGTAATCGCTTcagttgaagaaaaaaaatcagattTACAAAAGAAATTGGAGGAATTACGCAAAATAACACTCCCAGCCGGTGATGACTTTGTAACTTACGTCACTGTAGACGACGCTAACGAAATTGCGCTAAAAATAACCGACGATGAAGCTAAAAGTTACAAATTAGCTGATATATTGATAACTTTATTACGCAGAGCTTCAACTTTCCGCGAAAGAAGCAAAATTAATATGCAAAATATAAACAACCCGATTATGTTAGATAGCACCGTTTTTATAACTGAAGCtgacgaaaaattttttgtcgCAAACCCCAACGTTAAAATCGCTTTAAAAAGTGCCGCAGTAGCCGCTAatgatatctttaaaaaacgACCAAAAGATCAAGCGTTAGCTTTATCGACGATGGGCGatataataatcgatttattaaaggataaaaataaaattttagacgAAATGTGCTTATTAATGAACACCCCAATCGATCGAAACGAAATTAGCACAAGCATTTTTAAAGAACTCACTCAAGATATTCGCGAAAATAAAGTAGATTTACTTAAAAGCTTTATTGATTTATGTGATAAACACGAACATATTGGCATGCTTGATAAAGTGTTGGATGTTTTACCAGACGATAACATCACAACAAccgcaataaaaaaattgggcAAAGTAGACCCTGAATTACTTTATTTCGTAGCCGATAACGTAGAAGAGCGCATTAATATGGTAAAAACAGAATTAGCCGCAATGAATTTACTCGAAGACTCGATAATCGATGCGGTTAAAGATTTTTCGAACgaaaaattacaagaattCGCTATTTTAGCAGACAAAAACgccctcaccgattttgtatCAGAAGGAATCGGAGTTGCCAAAGCGTTGGGTTTACAAGAAGTATCGGAAAGTTTGAACCAAATCCTCATCACCACCGACTTAAACATTATGACCCTAGATAAATCATCattagatttattaaaacgcTTGATCATAATAAGAAAACTCGCCGAAAGAGATTACTCTTGCAAAACGGCTTTGGAAAGGATTCGAAAAAATCCGGATTGCGGCCAAACCGATCCAAGAATCAGACAATTAGTGCGCGAAAGCGCCTCTTTAATGTTACAACCAAATCCGATTAAAACATCGAGGGAAATCCCGTTAAGATTGTTtcgaaatgaaaattttttggcgatcgaagattatttaataagaaGGAATAAAGGTGAACATCCGATTTTAATAAGTAGAAATGGTGTGCAAGCTGTTGTGCCGAAAGAGGCTGCGAGAGCCGTTTTGGCCGGACGAGTGCCATATCTGTTAATCGATGAAAGCGGTGTAACCAATTTTAAACCTATGCATATGTTTAATGCGTTGAAAATGAGCAGAAACCGCGAAAAGCGATACGAAAATTATGCGAGTGTTGGTGGAcacgaaaaattattagatcCCGAATCGAAGAAAagacaagaaaaattatacaGCCCACCGAAAAGATCTTCAGCTGAA